From the genome of Dickeya aquatica, one region includes:
- the pelZ gene encoding pectate lyase PelZ, whose amino-acid sequence MKLTLLSALLFSATVLSAQAASTAAPDLKGFGTETVAGSGGKIIRVTSLASTGAGTLREALATKGPRIIVFEVGGIIDLGERDIKLVEPFVTIAGQTAPSPGITLVKGGMSISTHDVLMQHIRFRIGDNGHAKKSGFEKDVSVNGKDAYNVVVDHCSFAWGTDENLSISGPRYDGPSGTAHNVTLSNNIIAEGLYDSSHSKGIHSMGTLVHDNVTNAAIIGNLYAHNNERNPWFKGAATGVVVNNLIYNPGIWGIRVGVIQSEWEGRELPVNPKVAIAGNVMYHGANTQSGLPLVGSNTTGGDVWMSDNLAFDKAGKAVALTSGSATGIKLLQSAPVWPTGLTALSASSVANQVTQHTGARPKDRDAVDKRIVSDFQKRSGAFVNSQSEVGGYPTATTTTRALTVPSTGVDSWLQQMAKDLE is encoded by the coding sequence ATGAAACTGACTCTATTATCCGCATTGCTGTTTAGCGCCACGGTACTGAGCGCACAGGCCGCCAGCACCGCTGCGCCAGATTTAAAAGGATTTGGCACCGAAACTGTCGCCGGTAGCGGCGGTAAAATTATTCGCGTCACCTCGCTGGCCTCAACGGGGGCTGGTACCTTGCGTGAAGCGCTGGCCACCAAAGGGCCGCGCATCATCGTGTTTGAAGTCGGTGGCATCATTGATCTGGGTGAAAGAGACATCAAGCTCGTCGAACCCTTTGTGACTATTGCAGGCCAGACGGCTCCATCACCGGGTATTACGCTGGTTAAAGGCGGCATGTCCATCTCCACGCACGACGTCCTGATGCAGCATATTCGTTTTCGTATCGGCGATAACGGCCATGCCAAAAAGAGCGGCTTTGAAAAAGATGTCTCAGTCAACGGAAAAGACGCTTACAACGTCGTGGTCGATCACTGTAGCTTTGCCTGGGGTACGGATGAAAACCTCTCTATTTCCGGCCCGCGTTACGATGGCCCGTCCGGTACGGCACATAACGTCACCTTATCCAATAACATTATTGCCGAAGGCTTGTATGACTCCAGCCATTCAAAAGGCATTCACTCTATGGGAACGCTGGTACACGATAACGTGACCAACGCCGCCATCATCGGCAACCTGTATGCCCACAATAACGAGCGCAACCCGTGGTTTAAGGGCGCGGCAACGGGTGTGGTGGTCAACAACCTGATTTACAACCCAGGCATTTGGGGCATTCGCGTTGGGGTCATTCAAAGTGAATGGGAAGGGCGCGAGCTGCCCGTCAATCCGAAAGTGGCGATTGCCGGTAACGTGATGTATCACGGGGCCAATACCCAGTCAGGCTTACCGCTGGTTGGCAGCAATACCACCGGTGGCGATGTCTGGATGAGTGATAACCTGGCATTCGACAAAGCAGGGAAAGCCGTTGCCCTTACCTCCGGTAGCGCTACCGGCATTAAGCTCCTGCAATCCGCCCCCGTCTGGCCAACCGGCCTGACCGCCCTGAGCGCATCCTCCGTTGCCAATCAGGTGACCCAGCACACCGGAGCACGCCCGAAAGACCGGGATGCCGTAGACAAACGCATCGTCAGCGATTTCCAAAAACGCAGCGGGGCGTTTGTGAACAGCCAGAGCGAAGTCGGTGGCTATCCGACAGCCACTACCACCACACGGGCCCTGACCGTACCGAGCACCGGTGTGGATAGCTGGCTGCAACAGATGGCGAAAGACCTCGAGTAA
- a CDS encoding diguanylate cyclase, with the protein MRVDVPTMFLMIIVSSFALALCARWSAHGQRDKELIISTWALVFHGIAYILYALRGQIPNAISIIPSNTLIALTYSLLLLSVTTFQQRHVPRVLLWGPAVFAAAFFSIMLDNQNARTVVSGLLCMLQACVVIGYLLTQQSTQDNSQPVRGRNLMVLGLCVNIVSILHRLLMLLFSGDYPATLLTSSPLQTLINVANFSTLLFVANGLMMMAKDRSDHLNSLMLRQDNLTGCWNRIRVQEIARQEMARLERYGYPVSLLMLDLDHFKSVNDDYGHATGDEVLKAFAHTARSILRTTDVLGRWGGEEFVVILPATGISGAIQTAERLRQALESQRFSQNLQVTTSIGIAVCQSTDHWESWLGRADLALYRAKAAGRNRIETEALLVDPTLTTTTLPDTHLIRLTWHTHYEIGHADVDKEHQYLFNQANELLQIILNNGTREVFLHQISQLIDILNDHMQHEEQLLWEMRHPDAGHHAQLHSHLLWRAGELQQRFEQQQVGMMELFHYVVYEVITQHMLIEDKKLELLTS; encoded by the coding sequence ATGCGAGTCGATGTCCCAACCATGTTTCTGATGATCATCGTCTCAAGCTTTGCTCTGGCACTGTGCGCACGCTGGTCAGCCCACGGCCAGCGAGATAAAGAGTTGATTATTTCCACCTGGGCACTGGTGTTCCACGGTATTGCCTACATCCTGTACGCACTGCGAGGACAGATCCCCAACGCGATATCGATAATTCCCTCAAACACCCTGATTGCGTTAACTTACTCACTGCTGCTGCTGTCTGTCACCACCTTCCAGCAACGCCATGTGCCGCGCGTATTATTATGGGGGCCTGCCGTCTTTGCCGCCGCATTCTTTAGCATCATGCTGGATAACCAGAATGCGCGTACCGTCGTCAGTGGTCTGTTATGCATGCTTCAGGCTTGCGTAGTCATCGGCTATTTGTTGACGCAACAAAGTACGCAAGATAACAGCCAGCCCGTGCGTGGACGCAATCTGATGGTGCTAGGGCTTTGCGTTAACATCGTGAGTATTCTTCACCGCCTGCTCATGTTGTTATTTAGCGGAGACTACCCGGCAACCTTACTCACCAGTTCTCCGCTGCAAACCCTGATTAACGTCGCAAACTTTTCCACGCTGTTATTCGTCGCCAACGGCCTGATGATGATGGCCAAAGACCGCTCCGACCACCTTAACAGCCTGATGCTGCGACAAGACAATCTCACCGGCTGCTGGAACCGCATCCGGGTACAAGAGATAGCCCGCCAGGAGATGGCGCGGTTAGAGCGCTACGGCTATCCGGTGTCATTGCTGATGCTCGATTTGGATCACTTTAAAAGTGTGAATGACGACTACGGTCACGCCACCGGGGATGAGGTGCTAAAAGCCTTTGCCCATACGGCTCGCTCTATTTTGCGCACCACCGATGTACTCGGACGCTGGGGAGGAGAAGAGTTCGTGGTTATCCTGCCTGCAACTGGCATCAGCGGTGCGATTCAGACCGCAGAACGCCTGCGACAGGCACTGGAATCACAACGTTTTTCACAAAACTTGCAGGTGACAACCAGTATTGGCATCGCCGTCTGCCAGTCTACCGACCACTGGGAAAGCTGGCTGGGGCGCGCCGACCTGGCACTCTATCGGGCAAAAGCCGCAGGGCGCAACCGTATCGAAACCGAGGCCCTATTGGTAGACCCGACCTTAACGACAACGACGCTGCCAGACACCCATCTTATCCGTTTGACCTGGCATACTCACTATGAAATCGGGCATGCTGATGTAGATAAGGAGCATCAGTATCTGTTTAATCAGGCCAACGAGTTGTTGCAGATAATCCTGAATAACGGGACGCGTGAGGTATTTTTACATCAGATAAGCCAGCTTATCGATATTCTCAACGATCACATGCAGCACGAAGAACAGCTGTTATGGGAAATGCGCCACCCGGATGCCGGGCACCATGCACAATTACACAGCCACCTGTTATGGCGTGCCGGCGAGCTGCAACAGCGGTTTGAGCAACAGCAGGTCGGCATGATGGAGCTGTTTCACTACGTGGTGTATGAAGTCATCACCCAGCATATGCTGATTGAGGATAAAAAACTGGAGTTACTGACGTCGTGA
- the ppiA gene encoding peptidylprolyl isomerase A, with protein MSKRLLAAVATVLSLTAFTPAFAAPSSTHVLLTTTAGNIELALDDQKAPVSVKNFVDYVNSGFYNGTLFHRVIPGFMVQGGGFSSDMKQKSTNSPIKNEADNGLRNLRGTISMARTSEKDSATSQFFINVADNAFLDHGQRDFGYAVFGKVVKGMEVADKISQVQTENVGPYQNVPTKPVVIQSAKIIKK; from the coding sequence ATGTCAAAACGTCTATTGGCTGCGGTAGCAACCGTGCTTTCTCTGACCGCATTTACTCCGGCTTTTGCCGCACCTTCTTCGACTCATGTGTTGCTGACCACCACCGCAGGTAATATCGAACTGGCATTGGATGACCAAAAAGCGCCGGTTTCCGTGAAAAATTTTGTTGATTACGTTAACAGCGGTTTTTATAACGGGACGCTGTTCCACCGTGTTATTCCCGGTTTCATGGTGCAGGGCGGCGGTTTTAGCAGCGACATGAAACAGAAATCCACTAATTCGCCGATTAAAAACGAAGCCGATAACGGTTTGCGCAATTTGCGTGGCACCATTTCGATGGCGCGTACCAGCGAAAAAGACAGCGCCACCAGCCAGTTTTTTATCAACGTTGCGGATAATGCCTTCCTTGACCACGGCCAGCGTGATTTCGGTTATGCCGTGTTTGGTAAAGTGGTAAAAGGCATGGAAGTGGCGGATAAAATTTCGCAGGTGCAGACAGAAAATGTAGGGCCATACCAGAATGTCCCGACCAAGCCTGTCGTCATTCAGTCTGCGAAAATCATTAAGAAATAA
- a CDS encoding mandelate racemase family protein, giving the protein MKIESIDVTVFTYPTRRVSDSAGHSHPGEEHQASMALLTISTDEGHKGYAFAPPEVVRPYVVNSFFRKVLIGQNPFDRERLWQDLVHWQRGSAHQLTDRALAIVEQALWDLAGRVLNMPVYKLLGGYRDKVPAYGSTMCGDELQGGLSTPEEYGQFAEKLVQRGYKAIKLHTWMPPVSFAPSPQMDVKACAAVREAVGPDINLMLDGYHWYSRSEALYIGRELQKLNFTWFEEPMEEQSMASYRWLSSNLDIDVIGPESLGGKYFSRADWVKEGACDILRAGVQGVGGISPCLKVAHLAEAFGMDCEIHGNGAANLSVVGAVKNCRWYERGLLHPFMNYDEPAAYLHSLVDPMDDEGFVHLSQLPGLGEDINFDWIDAHTLSKA; this is encoded by the coding sequence GTGAAAATTGAATCTATTGACGTCACCGTCTTCACTTATCCCACGCGTCGTGTTTCCGATAGCGCAGGGCATTCACATCCAGGGGAAGAACATCAGGCTAGCATGGCGCTCTTGACCATCAGCACGGATGAGGGACATAAAGGCTATGCCTTTGCTCCGCCCGAGGTGGTGCGCCCCTATGTGGTTAACAGCTTTTTCCGCAAAGTGCTGATAGGTCAGAACCCGTTTGATCGTGAGCGGCTATGGCAGGATTTGGTGCACTGGCAGCGTGGCAGCGCACATCAACTGACGGATCGGGCGCTGGCGATTGTGGAGCAGGCGCTGTGGGATTTGGCCGGGCGAGTGCTCAATATGCCCGTGTATAAACTGCTGGGCGGCTATCGCGATAAAGTGCCTGCTTATGGCAGCACCATGTGTGGTGATGAGCTGCAAGGCGGCTTGTCTACACCGGAAGAGTATGGTCAGTTTGCCGAGAAACTGGTTCAGCGTGGTTATAAAGCGATCAAATTGCACACCTGGATGCCGCCGGTTTCTTTTGCGCCCAGCCCGCAGATGGATGTCAAAGCCTGTGCCGCGGTGCGTGAGGCGGTCGGGCCGGATATCAACCTGATGCTGGATGGCTACCATTGGTATAGCCGCAGCGAGGCGCTCTATATTGGCCGTGAATTGCAGAAGCTGAATTTCACCTGGTTTGAAGAGCCGATGGAAGAGCAGAGCATGGCGTCTTACCGCTGGCTGAGTAGCAATCTGGACATTGACGTTATCGGGCCGGAAAGCCTCGGTGGCAAATACTTCAGCCGTGCTGACTGGGTGAAAGAGGGCGCTTGTGACATTCTGCGTGCCGGTGTGCAGGGCGTGGGCGGGATTTCGCCTTGCCTGAAAGTGGCGCATCTGGCGGAAGCGTTTGGCATGGATTGTGAAATTCACGGCAATGGCGCAGCTAACTTGTCGGTGGTTGGGGCGGTGAAAAACTGCCGCTGGTATGAGCGCGGCCTGCTGCACCCCTTCATGAATTATGATGAACCGGCGGCGTACTTACATTCGCTGGTTGACCCGATGGATGACGAAGGTTTCGTGCACTTGTCTCAGCTCCCTGGCCTTGGCGAAGACATTAATTTCGACTGGATCGATGCGCACACATTGAGTAAAGCCTAA
- the trpS gene encoding tryptophan--tRNA ligase, which produces MSKPIVFSGAQPSGELTIGNYMGALRQWVNMQDDFDCIYCIVDQHAITVRQDPQQLRNATLDTLALYLACGIDPQKSTIFVQSHVPEHAQLGWLLNCYTYFGELSRMTQFKDKSARYAENINAGLFDYPVLMAADILLYQTNQVPVGEDQKQHLELSRDIAQRFNAIYGDIFRIPEPFIPKSGARVMSLLEPTKKMSKSDDNRNNVIGLLEDPKSVVKKIKRAVTDSDEPPVVRYDVQNKAGVSNLLDILSGVTGKAIPELEQEFEGQMYGHLKGAVADAVSGMLSELQERYHRFRNDDAFLQQVMRDGAQKARARAQDTLSKVYDVVGFVART; this is translated from the coding sequence ATGAGTAAGCCCATTGTATTTAGCGGCGCACAGCCGTCAGGCGAGTTAACCATTGGTAACTACATGGGTGCGTTACGTCAGTGGGTTAACATGCAGGATGATTTTGACTGCATTTATTGCATCGTGGATCAGCACGCGATAACGGTGCGCCAGGACCCGCAGCAGTTGCGTAACGCGACACTGGATACGCTGGCGCTGTATCTGGCCTGCGGTATCGACCCGCAGAAAAGCACCATTTTTGTTCAATCCCATGTGCCGGAACATGCACAACTGGGCTGGCTGCTGAACTGTTACACCTATTTCGGCGAACTGAGCCGTATGACGCAGTTTAAAGATAAATCAGCACGTTATGCCGAGAACATTAACGCCGGGCTGTTCGACTATCCGGTGTTGATGGCTGCCGATATCCTGTTGTATCAGACCAATCAGGTGCCAGTAGGTGAAGACCAGAAGCAGCATCTGGAATTAAGTCGTGATATCGCCCAACGCTTTAACGCCATTTATGGCGATATTTTCCGTATTCCCGAGCCGTTTATTCCCAAATCTGGCGCGCGCGTGATGTCGCTGCTGGAGCCGACGAAAAAAATGTCCAAGTCGGATGATAACCGTAATAACGTCATTGGCCTGCTGGAAGACCCAAAATCGGTGGTGAAGAAGATCAAACGCGCCGTCACCGATTCTGACGAGCCGCCGGTGGTGCGTTATGACGTGCAAAACAAAGCCGGTGTCTCGAACCTGCTGGATATTCTCAGTGGCGTAACCGGAAAAGCGATTCCCGAACTGGAGCAGGAATTTGAAGGCCAGATGTATGGCCATCTGAAAGGGGCGGTGGCGGATGCGGTTTCCGGTATGCTCAGCGAACTGCAAGAGCGTTACCATCGTTTCCGTAACGATGACGCTTTCTTACAGCAAGTGATGCGTGACGGTGCACAAAAAGCCCGCGCCCGCGCCCAGGACACACTGAGCAAAGTCTATGATGTGGTGGGGTTTGTCGCGCGGACGTAG
- a CDS encoding phosphoglycolate phosphatase translates to MPDFDAVRGIAFDLDGTLVNSAPGLAHAVDMALGALSLPHAGEARVATWIGNGADVLVERALRWAGVEPTPQQIHDTRTLFDKYYARSVESGSLLYPGVQETLSPLAARGFRLAVVTNKPTPFVAPLLDALGIGEYFSLVLGAMMLRRKNPIPHPLYMVLGKLGLHAHELLFVGDSRNDIQAARAAGCPCVGMTYGYNYGEAITLSHPDAVLERFTDLLPLVGSSLLNDQEA, encoded by the coding sequence ATGCCTGATTTCGATGCGGTGCGTGGTATTGCGTTTGATCTTGACGGTACGCTGGTTAACAGCGCACCCGGTCTGGCCCACGCGGTTGATATGGCGTTAGGCGCGTTGTCGTTACCCCATGCCGGTGAGGCACGGGTGGCGACCTGGATTGGTAACGGTGCCGATGTGCTGGTGGAGCGCGCGCTGCGCTGGGCGGGCGTGGAGCCGACGCCACAACAAATCCACGATACCCGAACGTTATTTGATAAGTACTATGCCCGCTCGGTGGAGAGCGGCAGTCTGCTCTATCCCGGTGTGCAGGAAACACTGTCGCCATTGGCGGCGCGTGGCTTTCGCCTCGCGGTTGTGACCAACAAACCCACGCCATTTGTTGCCCCTTTGCTTGATGCGCTGGGTATCGGTGAGTATTTCTCGCTAGTTTTGGGGGCGATGATGTTGCGCAGAAAAAACCCCATCCCGCACCCTCTCTATATGGTGTTGGGCAAGCTCGGGCTGCACGCGCATGAATTGCTGTTTGTCGGTGATTCTCGCAATGATATCCAGGCCGCCCGCGCGGCCGGTTGCCCGTGCGTGGGTATGACGTATGGATATAACTACGGTGAAGCGATAACCCTTAGCCACCCTGATGCGGTGCTGGAGCGCTTTACGGATTTACTGCCCCTTGTCGGGTCATCCCTTTTAAACGATCAGGAAGCATGA
- the rpe gene encoding ribulose-phosphate 3-epimerase — MKPFLIAPSILSADFARLGEDTANVLAAGADVVHFDVMDNHYVPNLTIGPLVLKSLRNYGITAPVDVHLMVKPVDRLIPDFAQAGASFITFHPEASDHVDRTLQLIKDHGCKAGLVFNPATPLSYLDYVMDKLDIILLMSVNPGFGGQSFIPATLDKLRQVRQRIDDSGYDIRLEVDGGVKVENIAQIAAAGADMFVAGSAIFSQPDYQAVIARMRQELEAATHA, encoded by the coding sequence ATGAAACCGTTTTTAATCGCCCCGTCTATTTTGTCAGCCGATTTTGCCCGCCTTGGCGAGGATACGGCAAATGTGCTGGCCGCCGGGGCGGATGTCGTTCACTTTGATGTGATGGATAATCATTATGTCCCGAACTTGACCATTGGCCCGCTGGTGCTCAAGTCGCTGCGTAACTACGGTATTACTGCGCCGGTGGATGTCCATCTGATGGTTAAACCGGTTGACAGGCTGATCCCTGATTTTGCCCAGGCGGGTGCCAGTTTTATCACCTTTCACCCGGAAGCGTCTGATCACGTTGATCGCACCTTGCAGTTGATCAAAGACCACGGCTGTAAAGCCGGTCTGGTGTTTAACCCGGCCACTCCGCTCAGTTATCTTGATTATGTGATGGATAAGCTGGATATCATTTTGCTGATGTCGGTTAACCCCGGTTTTGGCGGTCAATCGTTTATTCCGGCGACGCTCGATAAACTGCGTCAGGTGCGTCAGCGGATTGATGACAGCGGTTATGATATTCGTCTCGAAGTGGACGGTGGCGTGAAGGTGGAGAACATTGCGCAAATTGCTGCCGCCGGTGCTGATATGTTTGTTGCCGGGTCGGCGATTTTTAGCCAGCCGGATTATCAGGCGGTGATTGCGCGTATGCGCCAGGAACTGGAGGCGGCCACTCATGCCTGA
- the dam gene encoding adenine-specific DNA-methyltransferase translates to MKKNRAFLKWAGGKYPLVEEIRRYLPAGERLIEPFVGAGSVFLNTDYDSYILADINSDLINLYNIVKNKTDDFIGDARKLFIDEMNTSDAFYRLREEFNLCTHDYRRAQLFLYLNRHCYNGLCRYNMRGEFNVPFGRYKKPYFPEEELYWFAQKAQNATFVCEHYEQTLTSALSGSVVYCDPPYAPLSATANFTAYHTSNFNTQDQQNLAQLAQRLSSQGHIPVLISNHDTVLTREWYRDASSLYVVKARRTISRNISGRSKVNELLALYC, encoded by the coding sequence ATGAAGAAAAACCGCGCGTTCTTAAAATGGGCTGGTGGTAAATATCCGCTGGTGGAAGAGATTCGTCGATATCTGCCAGCGGGAGAGCGATTAATCGAACCTTTCGTGGGTGCCGGGTCTGTGTTTCTTAATACCGACTACGACAGCTATATTCTGGCTGATATCAACAGTGATTTGATCAATCTGTATAACATCGTCAAAAACAAAACCGATGATTTTATTGGTGACGCCCGCAAACTGTTTATTGATGAAATGAATACGTCCGATGCGTTTTATCGGTTACGGGAGGAGTTTAATCTCTGCACCCATGACTACCGCCGGGCACAGTTGTTTCTGTATCTGAACCGCCACTGTTATAACGGGTTGTGTCGCTATAACATGCGGGGGGAGTTTAATGTACCGTTCGGGCGCTATAAAAAGCCCTATTTTCCTGAAGAAGAACTGTACTGGTTTGCACAAAAAGCGCAAAACGCCACCTTTGTGTGTGAACATTACGAGCAAACACTGACCAGTGCATTATCCGGCTCGGTGGTGTATTGCGATCCGCCTTACGCGCCCTTGTCGGCAACGGCCAATTTCACGGCGTACCATACCAGCAATTTCAATACGCAAGACCAGCAAAACCTGGCGCAACTGGCGCAGCGATTGTCATCTCAGGGCCACATTCCGGTCCTGATTTCCAACCATGATACGGTGTTGACCCGCGAGTGGTATCGTGATGCGTCATCGTTATACGTGGTCAAGGCGCGTCGCACCATTAGCCGTAATATTTCGGGTCGCAGTAAGGTCAATGAATTGCTGGCGTTGTATTGCTAG
- a CDS encoding SPOR domain-containing protein gives MDEFNPEDALKPDTSDRRPARQQKRSKSLSAPSVSLSKQHTMIGIGIVVLVLLIIGIGSALQSPGQNSPAPASSSSGSGTGKNIDLASASSMTDNPNASAPAAAAPSAPAAASVQNSGSPQLLSGQPVSGTPTQAPLVPQNGGQQRIELPGNITDALSQPQQQDRMNAFSAGLPTEPATVYSPPTKGGRAASVEKTPAPAPTRTQPEKVEKPSSHKSPEPKSEPKEVARPVVNMHKTPTTALVPAPSSKPAVAVATPKPATAVVPHSAAATPAGASIQGAPASHFTLQLSSASREDSLKTYARELHLTNYWVYETKRDGRPWYVLVNGVYASPEDAKRAISSLPADVQAKKPWVRPIRQVKQDLTK, from the coding sequence ATGGATGAGTTTAATCCAGAAGATGCGTTGAAGCCGGATACCAGCGATCGGCGGCCCGCGCGTCAGCAGAAACGCAGCAAAAGCCTTTCTGCCCCCAGTGTTTCGTTATCCAAACAACATACCATGATAGGGATCGGCATCGTTGTCTTGGTGCTGTTGATTATTGGTATTGGTTCTGCGCTTCAGTCGCCTGGTCAAAACTCGCCAGCGCCTGCGTCGTCGTCGTCCGGTTCCGGCACTGGGAAAAATATTGATTTAGCATCAGCATCATCGATGACTGACAACCCAAACGCATCGGCTCCTGCTGCCGCAGCCCCTTCTGCACCCGCCGCCGCGTCTGTGCAGAATTCAGGTTCGCCGCAGTTGCTGAGCGGGCAGCCGGTTTCCGGTACACCCACTCAGGCTCCGCTGGTGCCACAAAACGGTGGGCAGCAGCGTATCGAGTTGCCTGGGAATATTACCGATGCGTTGTCCCAGCCGCAGCAGCAAGACCGCATGAATGCATTTTCTGCCGGTCTTCCTACTGAACCTGCGACGGTGTATTCCCCGCCGACTAAAGGTGGCCGTGCGGCATCGGTAGAAAAGACACCAGCGCCTGCGCCAACGCGCACTCAGCCGGAGAAGGTTGAAAAGCCGTCATCGCATAAGTCGCCAGAGCCGAAATCCGAGCCGAAAGAGGTGGCGCGTCCGGTTGTGAATATGCACAAGACGCCGACGACGGCGTTGGTGCCCGCGCCATCGAGCAAGCCCGCAGTCGCAGTGGCAACCCCTAAACCGGCCACGGCGGTTGTGCCCCATAGTGCAGCGGCGACACCGGCAGGCGCATCGATTCAAGGCGCACCTGCCAGCCATTTCACGTTGCAGCTCAGTAGTGCTTCTCGTGAAGACTCTTTGAAAACGTATGCCAGAGAGCTGCACCTGACGAATTACTGGGTGTATGAAACAAAGCGCGATGGGCGTCCGTGGTATGTTTTGGTGAATGGTGTGTATGCCTCGCCGGAAGATGCGAAACGCGCGATATCATCGCTGCCTGCTGATGTTCAGGCGAAAAAACCATGGGTCAGGCCTATCCGTCAGGTGAAGCAGGACTTAACCAAGTAA
- the aroB gene encoding 3-dehydroquinate synthase, translated as MERVTVTLGERSYPITIAAGLFNEAASFMPLKAGDQVMLVTNETLAPLYLDTVRGVLETSGVRVDQVVLPDGEQYKSLAVLEQVFSALLAKPHGRDTTLVALGGGVIGDLTGFAAACYQRGVRFIQVPTTLLSQVDSSVGGKTAVNHPLGKNMIGAFYQPASVVVDLNCLKTLPARELSSGLAEVIKYGIILDRAFFEWLETHIDALRSLQHEPLAYCIRRCCELKADVVAADERESGLRALLNLGHTYGHAIEAEMGYGNWLHGEAVAAGMMMASQAAHRLGQLSLADVERIKALLLRAGLPVTGPKAMAPEAYLPHMMRDKKVLAGELRLVLPTAIGQSEVRAGIAHELVLASIADCLP; from the coding sequence ATGGAAAGAGTTACCGTCACCCTTGGGGAACGCAGTTACCCTATTACGATAGCCGCTGGCCTTTTTAACGAGGCCGCCTCTTTTATGCCGCTCAAAGCGGGCGATCAGGTGATGCTGGTGACAAATGAGACACTGGCACCGCTTTACCTTGATACCGTGCGAGGTGTGTTGGAAACCAGTGGCGTGCGGGTTGATCAGGTGGTTCTGCCTGACGGCGAGCAATATAAATCGCTGGCGGTTTTAGAGCAGGTTTTTTCCGCACTGCTGGCAAAACCTCACGGGCGTGATACCACACTGGTGGCGCTGGGAGGTGGCGTAATTGGTGATTTGACCGGATTCGCTGCGGCCTGTTACCAGCGTGGCGTGCGGTTTATTCAGGTACCGACAACCTTGCTCTCGCAGGTTGATTCCTCTGTTGGGGGGAAAACCGCCGTCAATCACCCGTTGGGCAAAAACATGATCGGTGCGTTTTATCAACCGGCATCGGTGGTGGTTGATCTGAATTGTCTGAAAACGTTGCCTGCGCGCGAGCTATCCTCGGGGCTGGCGGAAGTTATCAAATACGGCATCATTCTGGATCGGGCATTTTTTGAGTGGCTCGAAACCCATATCGATGCGCTCAGAAGCTTGCAGCATGAGCCGCTGGCTTACTGTATCCGCCGTTGTTGTGAGTTGAAGGCGGACGTGGTGGCGGCGGATGAACGCGAATCCGGGTTACGCGCACTGCTGAATTTAGGCCACACTTATGGGCATGCGATTGAAGCCGAAATGGGATATGGCAACTGGCTTCATGGCGAGGCGGTAGCAGCCGGGATGATGATGGCGTCGCAGGCGGCTCATCGTCTTGGGCAGTTGAGTCTTGCCGACGTTGAGCGCATCAAAGCGCTGTTGCTGCGTGCCGGTTTGCCTGTTACCGGCCCGAAAGCGATGGCTCCCGAGGCCTATCTGCCCCATATGATGCGTGATAAGAAAGTGCTGGCCGGTGAATTGCGTCTGGTGCTGCCTACTGCGATTGGTCAGTCTGAGGTTCGGGCTGGTATCGCTCACGAACTGGTATTGGCGTCCATTGCCGATTGCCTTCCCTGA
- the aroK gene encoding shikimate kinase AroK: protein MAEKRNIFLVGPMGAGKSTIGRQLAQQLNMEFFDSDQEIERRTGADVGWVFDVEGEEGFREREEKVINELTEKQGIVLATGGGSVKSRETRNRLSARGVVVYLETTIEKQLARTQRDKKRPLLQVETPPREVLEALAKERNPLYEEIADVTIRTDEQSAKVVANQIISMLENN from the coding sequence ATGGCAGAGAAACGCAATATCTTTCTGGTTGGGCCTATGGGTGCCGGCAAAAGCACTATTGGCCGTCAGTTAGCTCAGCAGCTCAATATGGAGTTTTTCGACTCCGATCAAGAAATTGAGCGACGTACCGGGGCTGATGTGGGCTGGGTATTCGATGTGGAAGGTGAAGAAGGCTTCCGCGAGCGCGAAGAGAAAGTCATTAATGAATTGACAGAAAAGCAGGGCATTGTGCTGGCGACAGGTGGTGGGTCGGTGAAATCCCGTGAAACCCGCAACCGCTTGTCTGCACGCGGCGTGGTCGTCTATCTGGAAACGACTATCGAAAAGCAACTGGCCCGTACTCAACGCGATAAGAAACGCCCGCTGTTACAGGTAGAAACCCCACCACGCGAAGTGTTGGAGGCGTTGGCGAAAGAGCGCAATCCGCTGTATGAAGAAATCGCCGATGTCACCATTCGTACTGATGAACAAAGCGCCAAAGTCGTTGCTAACCAGATTATCAGCATGCTGGAAAACAACTGA